The genomic stretch CCCCTCGAGCCCCACGAGGTACATGCCATGTTTCCCGTGGAGCCGTTCATGTGCTGGGACTCCCACTTCATCTACGCGTACTGGCGGCTCACCGGGGACCACCGCATCCTCCTTGGAGGCGGGAGCCTCTGGACGACGTACGCGAAGAACGACGCCTGGACGGACCGAATCATCGATCGCGTCTTGCGCCGCTTCCGGAGCCACTGGCCCTCCGCGAGCCGCGTGCACTTCCGCCAGTTCTGGATGGGACGCATCGACATGACCCGCGACCTCATGCCGACCGTGCTCCGGGAGCCCGCGACCCCGTGGGTCCATTACGTCCTCGGGTGCGTGGGCCTGCCGTGGGCGACGTTCTGCGGGGACTTCGTGGCCCGCCACGTCCTCTCCGACGAGCAGCAGGACGACGAGCGCTTCTACCGCTACTTCAGCATCCACCGCGGCTTCGCGATTCCCATCTGGGCCGAGAAGATTCTGGGCAAACGGATCTCCTTCGTCCTGAACCAGGCGTACGCGAAGTACCGCCAAGTCGACACGGACAAGCCTGGGGGCGAGAGGGCCGGCGGTTTCTAGATCGGAATCGGTCAGGCCCGCCTCCGCGCGGCGCCGCGTCCTCGATGGGGATCACAGGTCGGAACCTATTTAAGAAGGCCTTGGTTACGCCGCGCCGTCGTCCCATGAAACGCAGCTCGCGCGCATGGAAGAAGCGGGGCAAGATGCGCTGGAAGTGGCGCAAGAAGCGCATGCGCCGCCGCAAGCGCGAGCAGAAGATGCGCCAGCGCTGAGGCATTGGGAGCCGCGTTCCTCGGTGGATTCCGATCCACCGCGCGTGCCCGTCGCATCCGCACGCAAAGATAGATGTAGGGCGGGAAACTTCCGCGGCGTTGCATCGAAACCCATGGGGACGTAGTTTAGCCTGGTAGAATTACGGGCTCCAGTCATGGGCGTGATTGCGAACGGGTTTGCTGATCCGGTGATGACTGATTGGAGCGCGGACCCATGATTCGCAAACAACGGGCGTGGGTCGCTCCCCGCCCGGGAGAAACCCGTCGATCAGGGTTCAAATCCCTGCGTCCCCACCTTCCCGTCATTCCGACGTCTCACCGAAGGGACCCGACGACTCCCTGGACCGCACCGAGCACATCACCGGAGCGCGCGACCTTGCTCAGTCTTGTGATGTCCTCATAGATTGGGCGGTCCTCCTCGAGTGTCTTCACGTGCTTCCGGATGACCTCGTACGCCGCCTGGCAGCCCCGAGACGGTTTCGTTGGCGCTCGGAAGTCGAACGCCTGAGCCGCGGCCATGAGCTCAACGGCTACGATGGACCACGAGTTCTCGAGGATCTGCCTCGCCTTGATCGCTGAGGTCATGCCCATGGAGACAAAGTCCTCCTGGTCCGCCGCGGCGGGAATGGAAAGCGTGGCTGCGGGAGCCGCGAGGATGCGGTTCTCCGAAACGAGGGCGCCTGCCGTATACTGGGAGAGCATGAGCCCCGAGAACATGCCGGCCCCCTTCGTCAGGAAGGCGGGCAGGCCCATGGAGAGATGCGTGTTCATCAGGCGGTTGGTCCTGCGCTCCGAGAGCACGCCCACCGTGGTCACCGCCATCCCGAGGACCTCGAGCGCGAAGGCCATCGGCGTTCCCTGGAAGTTGGCTCCGGTGAGGACGAGCTCCTCCTCCGGGAAGAACGTGGGATTGTCTGCCGCATGGTTGAGTTCGATCTCGAGCATGTGGCGCGTCCATGCGAGGGCGTCCTTGGCGGCACCGACGACTTGCGGGCTTGACCGCAAGGAGTACGCGTCCTGGACCTTTTTTCCCGGGCGCTTCAGCAACTCGGACCCCTCCGTGATCTTCCGGATGTTCTCCGCGCACGCCTGCGCACCGGGGTAGCCTCGCACCTCATGCACGCGGCGGTCGAACGCCTGCATGTTCGCGTTGAGCGCCTCGAGAGTCATCGCCAGGGCGACCTCCTGGGTTCTGAGCCACCGCTCCGCGTCGACGAGCTCGATGCACCCAGCGCCCGCGATCACGTTGGAGCCGTTGATCGCTGCGAGCCCGTCCCGCTCTCGGAAGGCGATGGGGGAAAGCCCGGCGGCCTGCAGCGCCTCCGCGCCAAGGAGCCGCTTGCCGCGGTAGAACGCCTCCCCCTCGCCCATGAGGACGAGGGCCATCTGCGCCATGGGCGCCAAGTCGCCCGACGCACCGACGGAGCCCTTCTGGCACATGACGGGGTTCACGCCCCTGTTGAGCATCTCGACCATGAGCTCAACGAGCTCGCGGCGGATGCCCGAGTGGCCCCAGCAATGCGTGTTGAGCCGGGAGAGCATGGCCGCGCGGGCGTCCTCTTCCGACATGGGGTCCCCGACCCCCGCGGCGTGGGAATATACCAGATACCGCTGGTACTTGGCCACCTGCTCGGGGTTCAGGACGACCTCGGAAAGTTCGCCGATGCCCGTGTTCACGCCGTACATGATTTCCTTGGCGGCGATCTTGCGTTCGAGGAGGGCTCGGCACCGGTTGACACGGTCGATAGCAGCCTTGGCGATGGAGATCGGTTCGCCGCCTCTCGCCACTCGCACGACATCCTCGGCCTTGAGTGAGTGTCCATCCAACACGACGACCATAGGGAAAACCACCCCCCGTTGATGGGCTGTCCCTCGGCCATCGCAAGCCGACGTAAGTACTTTCTCGGGGGAATGCGCCGAGCCTTACGGGAGTGGGCCGGCAACCTCGATGCAACCGATCATGTGCCGCGCAGCCGGCCAATGTCGCACGGCCGGTGGTCGTGCCCGACCACATGATCGAGCCGGCACATGAGGCACGTCATCATGCCGCACTCCATGCACTCGGGCAGGGAGAGGAACGGATCCGTGCTGGGGAGAGGAACCCACGCGTACACGGGCGAGCCGCAGCACTCGCACACGTTTCCCCGGATTCCGGGAGGGCGCGCCATCGGGAGCTCATGGCCGCTCGGAACGATAACGATTCCGTCGAGAACGGATCGCCTCTGCGCGGTCGGCCAGCCACGGACCTCGACGGTGCGGGGATTCGCGAGACCGCAAGCCTTCGCGAACCGCAGATGTCGCCTCGGTGACTCTGGGAAAGACGCTGAGGCCGCGGCGGTGAGTTCGGCGCGGCCTCGGTGCTGGGTTGTCCGTCGGCGATCAGAGCTCGTTCGCGGGCGGCTGCTCTTTGGACGTCTCCACCTTGGTTTCTTTCGCCTCGAGCTTCGTCAGTGGTTCGCCTTCCAACGCCTTCCGAATTTGCTTGAGGCGCCGCGGGACGAGGATCGCCAGGGCGACCGCGGAGGCAGCGATGGCAACCGTGGACCCGAGGAACACGAAGCCCGTGACCTCGACGATCGGCAAGAGGTTGTTGAGGAAGCTCAGATCGATTCCGCCGGTCCCGTTCGAGCCGGTGCCGCCGGATCCGCCGCCGCTCTGGACGTTGAGCGTCGCGCTCGTGGAGCCATGGTCCCCGGCGTTGTCAGCGACGTCAAGGTGTGCGGGGAAGTTGCCCGTCGACGAAGGGTTGCACGGGAAGCTGGCCGAGTTGCCGGTGATCTGTGTGGGCTGAGACGACGGGCTGCAACCCGGGATGGTCCCGTTGAACCAAAGGTAGTACGGAGGGCTGCCGCCACTCGTAACGGAGACCTGGATCTGCGTCTGCGAGCCCACGTTCACCGGATTCGGAGAAAAGCTGAGGCTCACATTCAGCAACGCAGCGGGCTGCACCGAGCGGGTGCTTGCCGTGGCCAACGGCGCGATCACGAGTGCGAGCAGCAGCGAAATGCACGCGACAACGAATGGCTTCCTGGGGATCATGTGGATTCCTTCCGAACGGCCCCGTCCGCGGAAGCCTATATCAAAGCTCGGCAGAGAATCT from Thermoplasmata archaeon encodes the following:
- a CDS encoding FAD-dependent oxidoreductase — translated: IGLKDHTVRTHLGSVTADNILFCADKLQRNLTEHYWNYYYAQTFLSISEPLEPHEVHAMFPVEPFMCWDSHFIYAYWRLTGDHRILLGGGSLWTTYAKNDAWTDRIIDRVLRRFRSHWPSASRVHFRQFWMGRIDMTRDLMPTVLREPATPWVHYVLGCVGLPWATFCGDFVARHVLSDEQQDDERFYRYFSIHRGFAIPIWAEKILGKRISFVLNQAYAKYRQVDTDKPGGERAGGF
- the hutH gene encoding histidine ammonia-lyase: MVVVLDGHSLKAEDVVRVARGGEPISIAKAAIDRVNRCRALLERKIAAKEIMYGVNTGIGELSEVVLNPEQVAKYQRYLVYSHAAGVGDPMSEEDARAAMLSRLNTHCWGHSGIRRELVELMVEMLNRGVNPVMCQKGSVGASGDLAPMAQMALVLMGEGEAFYRGKRLLGAEALQAAGLSPIAFRERDGLAAINGSNVIAGAGCIELVDAERWLRTQEVALAMTLEALNANMQAFDRRVHEVRGYPGAQACAENIRKITEGSELLKRPGKKVQDAYSLRSSPQVVGAAKDALAWTRHMLEIELNHAADNPTFFPEEELVLTGANFQGTPMAFALEVLGMAVTTVGVLSERRTNRLMNTHLSMGLPAFLTKGAGMFSGLMLSQYTAGALVSENRILAAPAATLSIPAAADQEDFVSMGMTSAIKARQILENSWSIVAVELMAAAQAFDFRAPTKPSRGCQAAYEVIRKHVKTLEEDRPIYEDITRLSKVARSGDVLGAVQGVVGSLR